A region of Procambarus clarkii isolate CNS0578487 chromosome 22, FALCON_Pclarkii_2.0, whole genome shotgun sequence DNA encodes the following proteins:
- the LOC138367407 gene encoding uncharacterized protein, with protein sequence MFVTPNLFRLEGGEDDVPVECVNSWTSNVVLTVSSEAAWRLIFMLMISSTHMLVSIVDQDLPYSTQSLVDQDLPYSTQSLVDQDLPYSTQSLVDQDLPYSTQSHVDQDLPYSTQSLVDQDLPYSTQSLVDQDLPHSIQSLVDQDLPYSTQSLVDQDLPYSTQSLVDQDLPYSTQSLVDQDLPYSTQSLVDQDLPYSTQSLVDQDLPYSTQSLVDLDLPYSTQSLVDQDLPYSTQSLVDQDLPYSTQSLVDQDLPHSIQSLVDQDLPYSTQSLVDQDLPYSTQSLVDQDLPYSTQSLVDQDLPYSTQSLVDQDLPYSTQSLVDQDLPYSTQSLVNLLATGAVCQDTVDIDIDKYLVNDP encoded by the coding sequence ATGTTTGTCACGCCCAATCTCTTCCGTCTTGAGGGCGGTGAAGATGACGTTCCTGTAGAATGTGTTAATAGTTGGACCAGtaatgtggtgttgactgtttccTCCGAGGCTGCTTGGCGGCTCATCTTCATGTTGATGATCTCTTCCACACACATGTTAGTGTCCAttgttgaccaggacctgccttactctacccaGAGCCtcgttgaccaggacctgccttactctacccaGAGCCtcgttgaccaggacctgccttactctacccaGAGCCtcgttgaccaggacctgccttactctacccaGAGCCacgttgaccaggacctgccttactctacccaGAGCCtcgttgaccaggacctgccttactctacccaGAGCCtcgttgaccaggacctgcctcactctATCCAGAGCCtcgttgaccaggacctgccttactctacccaGAGCCtcgttgaccaggacctgccttactctacccaGAGCCtcgttgaccaggacctgccttactctacccaGAGCCtcgttgaccaggacctgccttactctacccaGAGCCtcgttgaccaggacctgccttactctacccaGAGCCtcgttgaccaggacctgccttactctacccaGAGCCTCGTTGAcctggacctgccttactctacccaGAGCCtcgttgaccaggacctgccttactctacccaGAGCCtcgttgaccaggacctgccttactctacccaGAGCCtcgttgaccaggacctgcctcactctATCCAGAGCCtcgttgaccaggacctgccttactctacccaGAGCCtcgttgaccaggacctgccttactctacccaGAGCCtcgttgaccaggacctgccttactctacccaGAGCCtcgttgaccaggacctgccttactctacccaGAGCCtcgttgaccaggacctgccttactctacccaGAGCCtcgttgaccaggacctgccttactctacccaGAGCCTCGTCAACCTGCTTGCCACTGGAGCTGTGTGTCAGGACACAGTTGATATAGACATTGACAAATATCTCGTAAATGACCCTTAG